One region of Mycolicibacterium rhodesiae NBB3 genomic DNA includes:
- a CDS encoding dihydroorotase, with protein MSVLIRGVRLYGEGDRVDVLVSDGQIADIGADLAVPDDGSVSDVVDAHGQILLPGFVDLHTHLREPGREYAEDIETGSAAAALGGYTAVFAMANTNPVADSPVVTDHVWHRGQQVGLVDVHPVGAVTMGLAGAQLTEMGMMAAGVGKVRMFSDDGICVHDPLIMRRALEYATGLGVLIAQHAEEPRLTVGAVAHEGPNAAVLGLAGWPRAAEESIVARDALLARDAGARVHICHASTAGTVEIVRWAKEQGISITAEVTPHHLLLDDRRLASYDGRNRVNPPLREATDAEALRQALADGVIDCVATDHAPHAEHEKMCEFAHARPGMLGLQTALSVVVETMVRSGLLTWRDVARVMSENPARIVGLPDQGRPLEVGEPANLTVVDPDATWTVEGSELASRSDNTPYESMTLPATVTLTLLRGKVTARDGKSPT; from the coding sequence ATGAGTGTTCTGATCCGCGGGGTGCGGCTCTACGGCGAAGGTGACCGGGTCGACGTGCTGGTGTCGGACGGGCAGATCGCCGATATCGGTGCAGACCTTGCCGTGCCCGACGATGGCAGTGTCTCTGACGTGGTCGACGCACATGGCCAGATTCTGCTGCCTGGGTTCGTCGACCTGCACACCCACCTGCGTGAGCCCGGCAGGGAGTACGCCGAGGACATCGAAACCGGTTCGGCGGCAGCGGCGTTGGGCGGCTACACCGCCGTCTTCGCGATGGCCAACACCAACCCCGTCGCCGACAGCCCGGTGGTCACCGACCACGTGTGGCACCGCGGTCAGCAGGTCGGGCTCGTCGATGTACATCCGGTGGGCGCCGTCACGATGGGCCTCGCGGGGGCCCAGCTCACCGAGATGGGCATGATGGCCGCCGGTGTCGGCAAGGTGCGGATGTTCTCCGACGACGGCATCTGCGTGCACGACCCGCTGATCATGCGCCGAGCGCTGGAATATGCGACGGGCCTCGGCGTCCTCATCGCCCAGCATGCCGAGGAACCCCGGCTCACCGTCGGCGCGGTCGCACACGAGGGGCCCAACGCCGCCGTGCTGGGCCTCGCGGGCTGGCCAAGGGCGGCCGAGGAATCCATCGTCGCCAGGGACGCGTTGCTGGCCCGCGATGCCGGCGCCCGCGTGCACATCTGCCACGCGTCCACGGCAGGCACCGTCGAGATCGTCAGATGGGCCAAAGAACAAGGCATTTCGATCACCGCCGAGGTGACACCGCACCACCTCCTGCTCGACGATCGCCGCCTGGCGTCCTACGACGGCCGCAACCGGGTGAACCCACCGCTTCGCGAGGCGACCGACGCCGAGGCCCTGCGCCAGGCGCTTGCCGACGGAGTGATCGACTGCGTCGCCACCGACCACGCGCCGCATGCGGAGCACGAGAAAATGTGTGAGTTCGCCCATGCGCGCCCGGGCATGCTCGGGTTGCAGACCGCGCTGTCGGTGGTCGTCGAGACGATGGTGCGTTCGGGGCTGCTGACGTGGCGCGACGTCGCCCGCGTCATGAGCGAGAACCCGGCCCGCATCGTCGGCTTGCCTGACCAGGGCCGCCCACTGGAGGTCGGCGAGCCGGCGAACCTCACCGTCGTCGATCCCGACGCCACCTGGACGGTCGAGGGATCCGAGTTGGCGAGTCGTTCCGACAACACCCCGTACGAATCGATGACGTTGCCGGCGACGGTCACGCTGACCTTGTTGCGCGGCAAGGTCACCGCCCGTGACGGGAAGAGCCCGACGTGA
- a CDS encoding aspartate carbamoyltransferase catalytic subunit, producing MKHLLSAADLSREDAVAILDNADRFSQALLGREVKKLPTLRGRTIITMFYENSTRTRVSFEVAGKWMSADVINVSSSGSSVSKGESLRDTALTLRAAGADALIIRHPASGAAQQLAEWTRPSGTDATGPAVINAGDGTHEHPTQALLDALTIRQRLGDIEGKRVVIVGDVLHSRVARSNVLLLHTLGAEVVLVAPPTLLPVGVAGWPVTVSHDLDAELPVADAVLMLRVQAERMNGGFFPSAREYSVLYGLSEKRQAMLPGNAVVLHPGPMVRGMEIAFSVADSPQSAVLQQVSNGVHIRMAVLFHLLVGAETEAISA from the coding sequence ATGAAGCACCTGCTCTCGGCCGCCGACCTGTCCCGCGAGGACGCCGTGGCGATTCTCGACAACGCGGACCGGTTCAGCCAAGCCCTGCTCGGCCGTGAGGTGAAGAAGCTGCCGACGCTGCGCGGCCGCACCATCATCACGATGTTCTACGAGAACTCCACTCGCACCCGGGTGTCGTTCGAGGTGGCGGGCAAGTGGATGAGCGCCGACGTCATCAACGTCAGCTCATCGGGATCCTCTGTCTCCAAAGGTGAATCGCTCCGTGACACCGCACTCACCCTGCGCGCGGCAGGCGCTGACGCCCTCATCATCCGCCACCCCGCGTCGGGGGCGGCCCAGCAGCTCGCCGAGTGGACTCGCCCTTCTGGCACCGATGCGACTGGCCCCGCGGTGATCAACGCCGGCGACGGCACGCACGAGCACCCGACGCAGGCCCTGCTCGATGCGCTGACTATTCGTCAGCGGCTGGGCGACATCGAGGGCAAGCGCGTGGTCATCGTCGGCGACGTCCTGCACAGCCGGGTGGCGCGGTCCAACGTGCTACTGCTGCACACGCTCGGTGCCGAAGTGGTGCTCGTCGCACCGCCCACGCTGCTGCCGGTCGGGGTCGCCGGCTGGCCGGTGACCGTCTCGCACGATCTCGACGCCGAACTGCCCGTTGCCGATGCGGTGCTGATGCTGCGTGTGCAGGCTGAGCGGATGAACGGCGGCTTCTTCCCGTCTGCTCGCGAGTACTCGGTGCTCTACGGCCTCTCGGAGAAGCGGCAGGCGATGCTCCCCGGTAATGCGGTGGTGCTGCATCCGGGGCCGATGGTCCGCGGTATGGAGATCGCGTTCTCGGTAGCTGACTCACCGCAATCGGCTGTCCTGCAACAGGTTTCCAACGGTGTGCATATCCGGATGGCGGTGCTGTTCCACCTGCTGGTGGGCGCTGAAACGGAAGCGATTTCCGCATGA
- the pyrR gene encoding bifunctional pyr operon transcriptional regulator/uracil phosphoribosyltransferase PyrR: protein MGAPGTDRELMSAADVSRTISRIAHQIIEKTALDGPDAPPVILLGIPTRGVTLAARLAEKITEFADVTVARGALDNTLYRDDLDSKPPRPLEDTSIPEGGVDGTLVILVDDVLYTGRSVRAALDALRDIGRPRAVQLAVLVDRGHRELPLRADYVGKNVPTSRSENVKVRLMEDDEVEGIWIAPQGGPPR, encoded by the coding sequence TTGGGCGCGCCTGGCACCGACCGGGAACTGATGTCCGCAGCGGACGTCAGCCGGACCATCTCCCGTATTGCCCATCAAATCATCGAGAAGACCGCACTCGACGGTCCCGATGCACCCCCCGTCATCCTGCTCGGCATCCCCACCCGCGGTGTGACGCTGGCCGCGCGGCTCGCGGAGAAGATCACGGAGTTCGCCGACGTCACAGTGGCTCGCGGCGCGCTCGACAACACGCTCTACCGCGACGACCTCGACAGCAAGCCCCCGCGGCCGCTGGAGGACACGTCGATTCCCGAGGGCGGCGTCGACGGCACGCTCGTGATCCTGGTTGACGACGTGCTCTACACCGGCCGCTCCGTGCGCGCGGCGCTGGACGCACTACGCGACATCGGCAGGCCGCGCGCGGTCCAACTCGCCGTCCTCGTCGACCGGGGACACCGCGAGCTCCCGCTGCGCGCCGACTATGTCGGCAAGAACGTGCCGACGTCTCGCAGCGAGAACGTCAAGGTGCGGCTCATGGAGGACGACGAGGTCGAGGGCATCTGGATCGCACCGCAAGGAGGGCCGCCACGCTGA
- a CDS encoding serine hydrolase domain-containing protein, with the protein MKLDDNHASIREAIDAGLLAGAVTLVWRSGEVLQVNELGHRDVDAGLPMERDTIFRIASMTKPVTIAAAMSLIEEGRVALSDPVATWLPELSDMEVLLEPRGPLDKTTPARRQITIEDLMTHRSGLAYSFSVLGPLSKAYGRMSFRQDQDRWLSELVTLPLVHQPGERLTYSHATDVLGIALSRIEGKSLADVLSERIFGPLGMVDTGFSVGTAGRRRAATMYQLDADLKLRHDVMGPAHIVDPPFCAGGAGLWSTVDDYLRFARMLLAGGTLDGVRVLSEESVRQMRTDRLTDEQKRQPFLGSPFWVGRGFGLNLSVVTDPSKSRQLFGPGGLGTFGWPGAYGTWWQADPSADLILIYLIQNLPELNADAAAAIAGNTSLAKLQSAQPKFVRRTYQALDV; encoded by the coding sequence ATGAAGCTCGACGACAACCACGCGTCCATCCGCGAGGCGATCGACGCCGGCCTGCTCGCAGGCGCGGTGACATTGGTGTGGCGGTCCGGCGAGGTCCTGCAAGTCAACGAACTCGGTCACCGGGACGTCGACGCGGGCCTGCCCATGGAACGCGACACCATCTTCCGGATCGCATCGATGACCAAACCCGTCACCATCGCCGCCGCGATGAGCCTGATCGAGGAAGGCAGAGTCGCGCTGTCCGATCCGGTGGCGACCTGGCTACCCGAGCTGTCGGACATGGAGGTGCTGCTCGAACCGCGCGGCCCCCTCGACAAGACCACGCCTGCCCGTCGTCAGATCACGATCGAGGATCTGATGACCCACCGCAGCGGACTGGCCTACTCGTTCTCCGTGCTCGGACCGCTCAGCAAGGCCTACGGGCGAATGTCCTTCCGCCAGGACCAGGACCGCTGGCTCTCCGAGCTCGTGACGTTGCCGCTGGTCCACCAGCCCGGTGAGCGGCTCACCTACAGCCACGCCACCGACGTGCTGGGTATCGCGCTGTCGCGAATTGAGGGCAAGTCGCTGGCGGATGTCCTGTCCGAGCGCATCTTCGGGCCGCTCGGCATGGTCGACACCGGGTTCTCGGTGGGCACCGCCGGGCGGCGCCGGGCCGCGACGATGTACCAACTCGACGCGGATCTGAAGCTGCGGCACGACGTAATGGGGCCGGCGCACATCGTGGATCCGCCGTTCTGCGCCGGCGGCGCCGGTCTGTGGTCGACCGTCGACGACTACCTGCGTTTCGCCCGGATGCTGCTTGCGGGCGGCACGCTCGACGGTGTCCGGGTGCTGTCCGAAGAGTCCGTGCGGCAGATGCGCACCGACCGCCTGACCGACGAGCAGAAGCGGCAACCCTTTCTGGGGTCGCCGTTCTGGGTCGGCCGCGGCTTCGGACTCAACCTCTCTGTCGTGACCGACCCCTCGAAGTCACGCCAACTGTTCGGACCGGGTGGACTCGGCACATTCGGCTGGCCCGGCGCGTACGGCACCTGGTGGCAGGCCGATCCGAGCGCCGACCTCATCCTCATCTACCTGATCCAGAACCTGCCCGAGCTCAACGCCGACGCCGCCGCAGCCATCGCAGGCAACACCTCGTTGGCCAAACTGCAAAGTGCGCAACCGAAATTCGTCCGCAGGACCTACCAGGCGCTCGACGTCTAG
- a CDS encoding FAD-dependent monooxygenase: MTQRTVVISGAGIAGPSLAFWLTRNGYRVVIAEIGPGIRPGGQTVDLRGAGGDVVERMGLIDEMRARALEQRGAAWVRSDGSRRAEMPVTAFGGNGLVSKLEILRGDLVDVLYQVTRDSVEYRFNTSISNIDHGADGAEVAFADGTVLRADLVVGADGPHSAVRRLVFGPEDQFVEPIGGYNAWFSAPDRVGLDGWFLLYQAPGGLNASMRPSHDPSIAKAGLAFQSEPLAYDRHDTDEQRQILIERFAGAGWECDALLAAAQDADDFYFDSFAQVHMPTWSSDRVTLVGDAGYCASPLSGMGTSLALVGAYVLAGELGAADAFDAERLSAKLSRYETVMRPYVDKCQDLPNSIDRYAPMKESDIAITAQVMKWMQRWPLRPIASRLWFTAADSIVLPDYPG; the protein is encoded by the coding sequence ATGACACAGCGCACCGTCGTGATCAGCGGCGCCGGAATCGCGGGACCATCGCTCGCGTTCTGGCTGACCCGCAACGGCTATCGCGTCGTCATCGCGGAGATCGGACCAGGGATCCGTCCCGGCGGGCAGACTGTCGACCTGCGCGGCGCAGGCGGTGATGTCGTCGAGCGGATGGGCCTGATCGACGAGATGCGCGCCCGCGCACTGGAACAACGCGGTGCGGCGTGGGTCAGATCAGACGGCAGCCGGCGCGCCGAGATGCCGGTGACCGCCTTCGGCGGCAACGGCCTGGTGTCCAAGTTGGAAATTCTGCGCGGCGATCTGGTCGACGTGCTCTACCAAGTCACCAGGGACAGCGTCGAATACCGCTTCAACACGAGCATTTCGAATATCGATCACGGTGCCGACGGTGCCGAAGTCGCCTTCGCCGACGGAACGGTGCTGCGGGCGGACCTCGTCGTCGGCGCGGACGGCCCGCACTCGGCGGTGCGGCGGTTGGTGTTCGGACCCGAAGACCAGTTCGTCGAGCCGATCGGCGGTTACAACGCGTGGTTCTCGGCTCCGGACCGTGTCGGTCTGGACGGCTGGTTTCTGCTGTACCAGGCGCCGGGCGGCTTGAACGCCTCGATGCGGCCCTCGCACGATCCGTCGATCGCGAAGGCGGGGTTGGCTTTCCAGTCCGAACCCCTTGCCTACGATCGGCATGACACCGACGAGCAGCGCCAGATCCTCATCGAGCGGTTCGCCGGCGCGGGCTGGGAGTGCGACGCGCTGCTTGCCGCCGCCCAGGACGCCGACGATTTCTACTTCGATTCGTTCGCCCAGGTGCACATGCCGACGTGGTCCTCGGACCGCGTCACGCTCGTCGGTGATGCCGGGTACTGCGCGTCGCCGCTGAGCGGGATGGGAACCAGCCTTGCGCTCGTCGGCGCCTACGTGCTGGCCGGTGAACTCGGAGCGGCGGATGCGTTTGACGCCGAACGCCTTTCGGCGAAGCTGTCCCGATACGAGACCGTCATGCGCCCGTACGTCGACAAGTGCCAGGACCTGCCCAACAGTATCGATCGGTACGCCCCGATGAAAGAGTCCGACATCGCGATCACCGCGCAGGTGATGAAGTGGATGCAGCGCTGGCCGCTGCGGCCCATCGCCTCCCGGCTCTGGTTCACCGCCGCGGACTCGATTGTGTTACCGGACTACCCCGGCTAG
- a CDS encoding IS30 family transposase, whose product MRAGASVTQAALGAGVSEIAGRRWVKQAGYVPRTTVPIAAAEVLTVVDGSARCRRALTFTERCRLEMLLENGYTAAQLVDLLGRHQDTISREIARGQTASGYRARVGQDVADANRKRPKVRKLVRNPALLAEVLQGLQQRCSPEQIAGRLRLDFPDDSEMWVSHETIYQGLYVQLRGELTKDLKSALRTGRIKRKPHGRNQIAERRRFKEGMVSITERPAEADDRAIPGHWEGDLIMGSANASAIGTLVERTTGFVLLLHLPVDHTAETVAAAMTAKIVEIPEILRRSLTWDQGTEMAQHSAITKATGLPIYFCDPHSPWQRATNENTNGLLRQYFPKGTDLSFWGPGFLDQVATELNGRPRKRHGFRTPAEELHRLLSNPSAYAAATA is encoded by the coding sequence ATGAGAGCTGGGGCGTCAGTGACGCAGGCTGCGCTCGGCGCCGGCGTGTCGGAGATCGCCGGCCGACGCTGGGTCAAACAGGCTGGTTATGTGCCCAGAACCACAGTTCCCATCGCTGCAGCCGAGGTTCTTACCGTCGTCGATGGGAGTGCTCGCTGTCGTCGTGCGTTGACATTCACCGAGCGATGCCGTCTGGAGATGCTGCTGGAGAACGGCTACACAGCTGCGCAATTGGTGGATCTACTGGGCCGGCATCAAGACACGATCAGTCGGGAGATCGCCCGGGGACAGACCGCGTCGGGGTATCGCGCCAGAGTCGGTCAAGACGTGGCCGATGCCAATCGGAAGCGACCCAAAGTGCGCAAGCTGGTCAGGAATCCGGCACTGCTGGCCGAGGTTCTGCAAGGCTTGCAACAGCGGTGCAGCCCGGAGCAGATCGCGGGTCGTCTGCGACTGGACTTTCCCGACGATTCGGAGATGTGGGTGTCCCACGAAACGATCTACCAGGGTCTCTACGTTCAACTGCGCGGCGAGTTGACCAAAGACCTCAAGTCGGCATTGCGGACCGGTCGGATCAAGCGAAAGCCACACGGACGCAATCAGATAGCTGAGCGGAGACGGTTCAAAGAGGGCATGGTCAGTATCACCGAACGCCCCGCTGAGGCCGATGACCGCGCCATCCCCGGACACTGGGAAGGCGACCTGATCATGGGCAGCGCCAACGCCAGCGCGATCGGCACCCTGGTGGAACGCACGACCGGTTTTGTCCTGCTTCTGCATCTGCCCGTCGATCACACTGCCGAGACCGTCGCTGCCGCGATGACCGCCAAGATCGTGGAGATCCCCGAAATACTGCGTCGCTCGCTGACCTGGGACCAAGGCACCGAAATGGCCCAACACAGCGCGATCACCAAAGCCACCGGTCTGCCGATCTACTTCTGCGATCCGCACAGCCCCTGGCAACGTGCCACCAACGAGAACACCAACGGCTTACTGCGTCAGTACTTCCCGAAAGGGACTGACCTGTCGTTCTGGGGACCCGGGTTCCTCGATCAAGTAGCCACCGAGCTCAACGGACGGCCCCGCAAACGCCACGGGTTCCGCACACCCGCCGAAGAACTCCACCGACTACTCTCAAACCCGTCCGCATACGCTGCAGCCACCGCCTGA
- the nusB gene encoding transcription antitermination factor NusB translates to MPDRRGDRGRHQARKRAVDLLFEAEARGLTPADVAEARNALAQTQSDVSPLNPYTVTVAQGVTEHTAHVDDLISAHLQGWTLDRLPAVDRAILRVAVWELLHADDVPEPVAVDEAVELAKQLSTDDSPGFVNGVLGQVMLVTPQIRAAAQAVRGAGDSGAGS, encoded by the coding sequence ATGCCTGACCGGCGGGGCGATCGTGGCCGCCACCAGGCCCGCAAGCGGGCCGTCGACCTGCTCTTCGAGGCCGAGGCGCGCGGCCTCACTCCCGCCGATGTCGCAGAGGCGCGAAATGCGCTGGCGCAGACACAGTCCGACGTCTCGCCGCTGAACCCGTACACGGTGACGGTGGCGCAGGGCGTCACCGAGCACACCGCGCACGTCGACGACCTGATCTCGGCGCATCTGCAGGGCTGGACGCTGGACCGGCTGCCGGCCGTCGACCGCGCGATCCTGCGCGTGGCGGTGTGGGAGCTGCTGCATGCCGACGACGTGCCCGAACCCGTCGCGGTCGACGAGGCGGTCGAGCTGGCCAAACAGTTGTCCACCGACGACTCGCCGGGTTTCGTCAACGGTGTGCTCGGCCAGGTGATGCTGGTGACACCACAGATCCGGGCCGCCGCGCAGGCTGTCCGCGGGGCCGGTGATTCGGGCGCGGGGTCGTAA
- the efp gene encoding elongation factor P — MASTADFKNGLVLQIDGQLWQIIEFQHVKPGKGPAFVRTKLKNVLSGKVVDKTYNAGVKVETATVDRRDATYLYRDGSDFVFMDSEDYEQHPLSEALVGDAAKFLLESLPVQIAFHNGAPLYLELPVTVELEVTHTEPGLQGDRSSAGTKPATVETGAEIQVPLFINTGDKLKVDSRDGSYLGRVNA, encoded by the coding sequence GTGGCATCGACCGCCGACTTCAAGAACGGGCTCGTCCTTCAGATTGACGGCCAACTCTGGCAGATCATCGAATTCCAGCACGTCAAGCCCGGCAAGGGGCCGGCGTTCGTCCGGACCAAGCTGAAGAACGTGCTGTCGGGCAAGGTCGTCGACAAGACCTACAACGCAGGCGTGAAGGTGGAGACCGCGACGGTCGACCGCCGCGATGCCACCTACCTGTATCGCGATGGCTCCGACTTCGTCTTCATGGATTCCGAGGACTACGAGCAGCATCCGCTGTCGGAGGCCCTGGTCGGCGACGCTGCCAAGTTCCTGCTCGAAAGCCTGCCGGTGCAGATCGCGTTCCACAACGGCGCCCCGCTGTACCTGGAACTGCCCGTCACCGTCGAGCTCGAGGTCACCCACACCGAACCCGGGCTGCAGGGCGACCGCTCCAGCGCAGGCACCAAGCCGGCCACCGTGGAAACCGGCGCCGAGATCCAGGTGCCCCTGTTCATCAACACCGGCGACAAGCTGAAGGTGGACTCACGTGACGGCAGCTACCTGGGAAGGGTGAATGCCTGA
- a CDS encoding aminopeptidase P family protein: MTISQRRDRLRQRLVAADLDAILVSDLVNVRYLSGFTGSNAALLVRAEDPTPVLATDGRYRTQAAQQAPDAELVIERACGPHLVARAAADGVSRLGFESHVVTVDAFSVLTKAAGELTELVRASGTVEALREVKDAGEIALLRLACEAADAALHDLVERGGLRPGRTEKEVGRELEALMLDHGADGVSFETIVAAGANSAIPHHRPTDAVLAAGDFVKIDFGALVCGYHSDMTRTFVLSPAAQWQHDIYDLVATAQRAGRDALAPGVPLSDVDAAARQIIADAGYAENFGHGLGHGVGLQIHEAPGISASSAGTLLAGSAVTVEPGVYLPDRGGVRIEDTLVVGSDSHQTSEPGSRRHEAADLLTRFPRELAIL, encoded by the coding sequence GTGACTATTTCACAGCGTCGGGACCGACTGCGTCAGCGACTCGTCGCCGCCGACCTGGATGCGATCCTGGTGTCGGACCTGGTCAACGTCCGTTATCTGTCGGGATTCACCGGATCCAACGCCGCGCTGTTGGTGCGCGCGGAGGACCCGACACCGGTCCTCGCCACCGACGGGCGCTACCGCACCCAGGCCGCGCAGCAGGCACCCGACGCCGAGCTCGTCATCGAGCGGGCATGCGGACCGCACCTGGTTGCGCGCGCTGCGGCCGACGGGGTGTCGCGCCTCGGCTTCGAGAGTCACGTCGTGACCGTCGACGCGTTCAGTGTGCTCACCAAGGCCGCCGGTGAACTGACCGAACTGGTGCGGGCCTCCGGCACGGTGGAGGCGTTACGCGAGGTCAAGGACGCCGGCGAGATCGCCCTGCTGCGGCTGGCCTGTGAAGCAGCCGATGCGGCGCTGCACGATCTGGTCGAGCGTGGGGGACTGCGACCGGGCCGTACCGAGAAAGAGGTGGGTCGCGAACTCGAGGCGCTGATGCTCGACCACGGCGCCGATGGCGTGTCCTTCGAGACCATCGTGGCGGCCGGCGCCAATTCGGCGATCCCACACCACCGGCCGACGGACGCGGTGCTGGCGGCGGGGGACTTCGTCAAGATCGACTTCGGCGCTCTGGTGTGCGGCTACCACTCGGACATGACCCGCACGTTCGTCCTGTCGCCGGCCGCCCAGTGGCAGCACGACATCTACGATCTGGTGGCAACCGCGCAGCGGGCCGGCCGAGACGCGCTTGCACCGGGCGTGCCGCTTTCCGATGTCGACGCAGCGGCGCGGCAGATCATCGCCGACGCCGGGTACGCAGAGAACTTCGGGCACGGACTGGGTCACGGGGTGGGGTTGCAGATTCACGAAGCGCCGGGGATCAGCGCCTCCTCCGCCGGTACACTTCTTGCTGGTTCCGCGGTGACCGTGGAACCCGGTGTCTATCTGCCCGACCGCGGCGGCGTCCGAATCGAGGACACGCTGGTCGTCGGCAGTGACTCACACCAGACCTCGGAGCCGGGCAGCCGGCGACATGAGGCCGCTGACTTGCTCACCCGGTTCCCCAGGGAACTGGCGATCCTCTGA
- a CDS encoding B-4DMT family transporter, with product MSKWLLRGLVFAALMVIVRLLQGALINAWETRAGLISIVLVTLFAVAVFIWGLADGRADARANPDPDRRGDLAMTWLLAGLFAGIVSGAVAWVIHLVYKALYVEGLINELTTFAAFTALLVFLVSLLGVTLGRWLVDRNAPPVTRHRSGDDERADTDVFAAVRHPDGEQTEEYETTEARRES from the coding sequence ATGAGTAAGTGGTTGCTGCGCGGACTGGTGTTCGCCGCCCTGATGGTGATCGTGCGATTGCTGCAGGGAGCGTTGATCAACGCGTGGGAGACCAGGGCCGGGCTGATCAGCATCGTGCTCGTGACCCTCTTCGCCGTCGCGGTCTTCATCTGGGGGCTGGCCGACGGTCGCGCGGACGCACGCGCCAACCCGGATCCGGACCGCCGTGGCGACCTCGCGATGACGTGGCTGCTGGCCGGTCTGTTCGCCGGCATCGTCAGCGGCGCCGTCGCCTGGGTGATCCATCTCGTCTACAAGGCCCTCTACGTCGAGGGGCTGATCAACGAGCTCACCACGTTCGCAGCGTTCACCGCGCTGCTGGTGTTCCTGGTGTCCCTCCTGGGCGTCACCCTCGGCCGCTGGCTCGTCGACCGCAACGCACCCCCGGTGACCCGGCACCGTTCCGGAGACGACGAACGAGCGGACACGGACGTGTTCGCGGCGGTCCGCCATCCCGACGGCGAGCAGACCGAGGAGTACGAGACGACCGAAGCGCGCCGCGAAAGCTAG
- the aroQ gene encoding type II 3-dehydroquinate dehydratase, producing the protein MTTVLVLNGPNLARLGKREPEVYGSTTHDELVTLIENEAEDLGMKAVVRQSDSEAELLNFIHAAADAGDPVILNAGALTHTSVALRDACAELTGPLIEVHISNVHKREEFRHHSYISGVATGVIVGLGTQGYVLALKYLATLG; encoded by the coding sequence ATGACGACCGTGCTCGTACTCAACGGACCCAACCTGGCCAGGCTCGGCAAGCGCGAGCCGGAGGTCTACGGCAGCACCACCCACGACGAACTCGTCACCCTGATTGAGAATGAAGCCGAGGACCTCGGCATGAAAGCGGTTGTGCGACAGAGCGACTCCGAAGCAGAGCTGCTGAACTTCATTCACGCCGCCGCCGACGCCGGCGACCCGGTGATCCTCAACGCAGGTGCGCTGACCCACACGTCGGTCGCGCTACGCGATGCGTGCGCCGAGCTCACCGGGCCGCTCATCGAGGTGCACATCTCGAATGTCCACAAGCGCGAGGAGTTTCGGCACCACTCCTACATCAGCGGCGTGGCCACCGGCGTCATCGTCGGGCTCGGGACGCAGGGCTACGTCCTTGCCCTGAAGTACCTCGCAACCCTCGGATAG